The following proteins are co-located in the Pseudodesulfovibrio alkaliphilus genome:
- a CDS encoding STAS domain-containing protein: MTESKENGITVLAVDGNLDAEGTQALEEKVLALLEAGETSLLFDFSGLDYINSSGLRILVLAYQRLKKASGRVAICGVRDYIQEVFEVSGYDKIFPLFRDRAGAMSGM; the protein is encoded by the coding sequence ATGACCGAATCCAAGGAAAACGGCATCACCGTCCTGGCCGTGGACGGCAACCTCGACGCCGAGGGCACCCAGGCCCTGGAGGAAAAGGTCCTGGCCCTGCTCGAAGCGGGCGAGACCAGCCTGCTCTTCGACTTCAGCGGCCTGGATTACATCAACAGCTCGGGCCTGCGCATCCTTGTGCTCGCCTACCAGCGCCTCAAGAAGGCGTCAGGCAGGGTGGCGATCTGTGGGGTCAGGGACTACATTCAGGAAGTGTTTGAGGTCTCGGGCTACGACAAGATCTTCCCCCTGTTCCGCGACAGGGCGGGCGCGATGAGCGGCATGTAG
- a CDS encoding THUMP domain-containing class I SAM-dependent RNA methyltransferase, which produces MTLFSETAPVLVTCPKGMSGFLATELTGMGLPDGETLDAGVLTRGTLEDCMRLNLHLRTGHRVLYELKRFDASGPDALYATARTIDWEKYIPADGYFRVDASIRDTGVTDSRFAAVRVKDAVADRFMERLGRRPDSGPLTSGVCLFLHWRGRRATLYLDTTGDPLPRRGYRKRPHTAPMQETLAAACILASDWPAMAAAGGHFVAPMCGSGTLAIEAALIAMRGAPGLLRDDFAFMRLPGFNPAAWERLTEEAEDAETPDFGGRIIATDHDPAAIEAARDNARNAGVGDFIEFAVCDFRETEVPDGPGVVMLNPEYGERLGEARALEPVYRAIGDFFKQRCRGKKGFLFTGNLDLAKHVGLRTRRRHILYNAKIECRLLEYELYEGTRKQA; this is translated from the coding sequence ATGACCCTCTTCTCCGAGACCGCCCCAGTCCTCGTCACCTGCCCCAAGGGCATGTCCGGCTTCCTGGCAACCGAACTGACCGGGATGGGCCTGCCTGACGGCGAGACGCTCGATGCGGGCGTCCTCACCCGGGGCACCCTTGAGGACTGCATGCGCCTCAATCTCCATCTGCGCACAGGGCACCGGGTGCTCTACGAGCTGAAACGATTCGACGCCTCCGGCCCGGACGCCCTGTACGCAACGGCCCGGACCATCGACTGGGAGAAATACATCCCTGCGGACGGCTACTTCCGGGTGGATGCCTCCATCCGCGACACCGGGGTCACGGACTCGCGCTTCGCCGCCGTGCGGGTCAAGGACGCCGTGGCCGACAGGTTCATGGAGCGCCTGGGCCGCCGCCCGGACTCCGGGCCGCTGACCAGCGGGGTATGCCTCTTCCTGCACTGGCGGGGCCGCCGGGCGACCCTCTATCTCGACACCACGGGCGACCCCCTGCCTCGCCGGGGGTATCGCAAGCGTCCCCACACCGCGCCCATGCAGGAGACCCTGGCCGCTGCCTGCATCCTGGCCTCGGACTGGCCCGCCATGGCAGCCGCAGGAGGACATTTCGTGGCACCCATGTGCGGCTCGGGCACCCTGGCCATCGAGGCCGCCCTCATAGCCATGCGCGGTGCGCCCGGTCTGCTGCGCGACGACTTCGCCTTCATGCGTCTGCCCGGCTTTAATCCCGCCGCATGGGAGCGGTTGACCGAGGAGGCCGAGGACGCCGAGACCCCGGACTTCGGCGGCCGGATCATCGCCACGGACCATGATCCGGCGGCCATCGAGGCGGCCAGGGACAATGCGCGCAACGCAGGGGTGGGAGACTTCATCGAATTTGCGGTCTGCGACTTTCGCGAGACCGAGGTGCCGGACGGGCCGGGGGTGGTCATGCTCAACCCGGAATACGGCGAGCGCCTGGGCGAGGCCAGAGCCCTGGAGCCGGTCTACCGGGCCATCGGGGATTTCTTCAAGCAGCGCTGCCGGGGCAAGAAGGGGTTCCTCTTCACCGGCAACCTCGACCTGGCCAAACATGTGGGGCTGCGCACCCGCCGAAGACACATCCTCTACAACGCCAAGATCGAATGCCGCCTGCTCGAGTACGAGCTGTACGAGGGCACCCGCAAGCAGGCCTGA
- the dsrO gene encoding sulfate reduction electron transfer complex DsrMKJOP subunit DsrO, with the protein MKNNRRSFIKLAGIAAAGLGIAPRAMAAAMGGSAPIKDDPKGITAKQWAMVIDTTKLNTAKDIEKLAKVCHTVHNVPSIEGKQEVKWLWPDIYEHSFTEQENPHLPDAVTRRQYALLCNHCENPPCVRVCPTKATYKRPDGIVDMDYHRCIGCRYCMAGCPYGSRSFNWGEPRDHLDLDALNKEYPTRMRGVVEKCNFCVERLAVGKLPACVEASNGAIHFGDLNDPNSEIRAVLRERFTIRRKPSAGTEPSVYYII; encoded by the coding sequence ATGAAGAACAACAGACGATCCTTCATCAAGCTTGCCGGCATCGCCGCCGCGGGACTGGGCATCGCCCCCAGGGCCATGGCCGCCGCCATGGGGGGAAGCGCCCCGATCAAGGATGACCCCAAGGGCATCACTGCCAAACAGTGGGCCATGGTCATCGACACAACCAAACTCAACACGGCCAAGGACATCGAAAAGCTGGCCAAGGTCTGCCACACGGTCCACAACGTCCCGTCCATCGAGGGCAAGCAGGAAGTGAAATGGCTGTGGCCGGACATCTACGAGCATTCGTTCACCGAGCAGGAGAACCCCCACCTGCCCGATGCGGTCACGCGGCGGCAATACGCCCTTTTGTGCAACCACTGCGAGAACCCGCCCTGTGTGCGCGTCTGCCCCACCAAGGCCACCTACAAGCGGCCCGACGGCATCGTGGACATGGACTACCACCGCTGCATCGGCTGCCGCTACTGCATGGCGGGCTGTCCCTATGGCTCCCGCTCCTTCAACTGGGGCGAGCCCCGCGACCACCTGGACCTCGACGCCCTCAACAAGGAATACCCCACCCGCATGCGCGGGGTTGTTGAGAAGTGCAACTTCTGCGTCGAGCGGCTGGCTGTGGGCAAGCTCCCGGCCTGCGTCGAGGCGAGCAACGGCGCCATCCACTTCGGAGACCTCAACGACCCGAACTCCGAGATCCGCGCCGTCCTGCGCGAGCGCTTCACCATCAGGCGCAAACCCTCCGCTGGCACCGAGCCCAGCGTGTACTACATCATCTAG
- the dsrP gene encoding sulfate reduction electron transfer complex DsrMKJOP subunit DsrP: MLEIALKGSKRYYGWIAFLLVLIGIGSMAWLDQLINGLKITGMGRDVSWGFYISQFTYLVGLAASGVMIVLPNYFHGYKPNKHMVIFGEFMAIAACIMCLLFIVVDIGQPTRMLNVILHATPNSILFWDMIVLNGYLGLNLLVGWVCLQADRARLPHPKWLKPFIYTSIIWAFSIHTVTAFLYQGLPGRHYWLTAILAARFLASAFCSGPAILLLVMMITEKFTTFKMPKKAVSTLVKIIMYAMCVNMFFFSLEVFTAFYSNMPGHMHPLVYLFAGYHGHTELVGLMWTFIGLAAVSITLLVTPKFRNNFKLLPWTLGILVIATWIDKGLGLLIGGFNPTPFHTITPYWPTAKELLVSMMVYAIGALVVTILFKIATEVKEELGQAQAMPCGCSTEDECDCTPECGCTDQCTCKEA, from the coding sequence ATGCTTGAAATAGCCTTGAAAGGTTCCAAAAGATACTACGGCTGGATCGCGTTCCTCCTGGTCCTGATCGGCATCGGGTCCATGGCCTGGCTCGACCAGCTGATCAACGGCCTGAAGATCACGGGCATGGGACGCGACGTGTCCTGGGGATTCTACATCTCCCAGTTCACCTATCTGGTCGGTCTGGCCGCCTCGGGCGTCATGATCGTCCTGCCCAACTACTTCCATGGATACAAACCCAACAAGCACATGGTCATCTTCGGCGAGTTCATGGCCATTGCCGCCTGCATCATGTGCCTGCTCTTCATCGTGGTGGATATCGGCCAGCCCACCCGCATGCTCAACGTCATCCTGCACGCCACGCCCAACTCCATCCTCTTCTGGGACATGATCGTGCTCAACGGCTATCTGGGCCTGAACCTGCTGGTGGGATGGGTCTGCCTCCAGGCCGACCGCGCGCGTCTGCCGCATCCCAAGTGGCTCAAGCCCTTCATCTACACCTCCATCATCTGGGCCTTCTCCATCCATACGGTGACGGCGTTCCTCTACCAGGGTCTGCCCGGCCGCCACTACTGGCTCACCGCCATCCTGGCCGCCCGCTTCCTGGCCAGCGCCTTCTGCTCCGGCCCCGCCATCCTCCTTCTGGTGATGATGATCACGGAGAAGTTCACCACCTTCAAGATGCCCAAAAAGGCCGTGTCCACCCTGGTCAAGATCATCATGTACGCCATGTGCGTGAACATGTTCTTCTTCTCCCTTGAGGTCTTCACCGCCTTCTACTCCAACATGCCCGGCCATATGCACCCGCTGGTCTACCTGTTCGCAGGCTACCACGGACATACCGAACTGGTCGGCCTGATGTGGACATTCATCGGCCTGGCCGCTGTGTCCATCACCCTGCTGGTCACTCCGAAGTTCCGCAACAACTTCAAGCTGCTGCCCTGGACGCTCGGCATCCTCGTGATCGCCACCTGGATCGACAAGGGCCTTGGCCTGCTCATCGGCGGCTTCAACCCGACCCCGTTCCACACCATCACCCCTTACTGGCCCACGGCCAAGGAACTGCTGGTGTCCATGATGGTCTACGCCATCGGCGCCCTGGTGGTCACGATCCTCTTCAAGATCGCCACCGAAGTGAAAGAGGAGCTGGGACAGGCCCAGGCCATGCCCTGCGGCTGCTCAACCGAGGACGAGTGCGACTGCACCCCCGAGTGCGGCTGCACTGACCAATGCACCTGCAAAGAGGCCTAA
- a CDS encoding ATP-binding protein, producing MTNRMNCFKRVQPEVERFAAAHGLSPRCTFHLTLCLDELITNIISYGYADFDEHPIDVTITLDKGCVFVRIEDDAAPFNLLEAPPPELEVPLDERTRPIGGMGIHLVKSMMDGIQYTRENGKNILLLRKCICDDGAPAEPPSQQGGTTWQ from the coding sequence ATGACCAACAGAATGAACTGCTTCAAACGGGTCCAGCCCGAGGTGGAGCGTTTTGCCGCGGCCCACGGCCTCTCGCCCCGGTGCACCTTCCATCTCACCCTGTGCCTTGACGAGCTGATCACCAACATCATCAGCTACGGATACGCGGATTTTGACGAGCACCCCATTGATGTGACCATCACGCTGGACAAAGGATGCGTCTTTGTGCGCATAGAGGACGATGCCGCTCCCTTCAACCTTCTGGAGGCTCCGCCCCCGGAGCTTGAGGTGCCTCTGGACGAGCGGACCCGTCCCATCGGGGGCATGGGAATCCATCTGGTGAAGAGCATGATGGACGGCATCCAGTACACGAGAGAAAACGGCAAGAACATTCTGCTGCTGCGCAAATGCATATGCGACGACGGCGCCCCGGCGGAGCCGCCGAGCCAACAGGGAGGTACAACGTGGCAATGA
- a CDS encoding SpoIIE family protein phosphatase, whose product MKLSLRVKIFAVLIAFSLLPLLLSRTVTGRAAMNMAETLSEGTRDELLAIVTAELEHSAVTTQRLIESRGAGLRIGAVTLARQTGPLLGESGAASLRETSPPHAPPMPRGGRAMMTNGGNSLPPPDFEALSIHIPPFAQDAVTREFANRLAGLLPVFKEVSDSLERTMAWTAVALESGPLVRHPGLEGLPRGYDPRYQDWYRNVRQSLRPEWTLPQTDPTTGQIVAVIGCPIFDAAGRFAGVAALAVPITSVLYETDLKLRWSDAIRSYMVAPDGQGGLIILAQQSYQAHGRHWRMGVGQERMVSDDPEAMARFMALMAESPSGTMRLPHYGADSVWAYATGRGYSFLLITPESVVARLPDEVSGSLAAMLARIRSMSAATSGYMLIATALLAWFGSRAITRPIVGMAEAAGRLAQGDFSARIQAPRTDDERDVLADAFNDMVPKLAERMRLTRDMALAEEVQRLLLPGQPPAVPGYDLAGGIVYCDQTGGDYYDFVKVRTESGHALAVVLGDVSGHGVASALIMASVRGQLHSLADVPMGAGERLGAINASLARDLDGTGRFLTLFYLELLDEAGAIRWVRAGHDPAIRHLPGAHDTEELGGEGLPLGVLEETIYTEGHARLEPGEFLVLATDGVWEAHDPEGRMFGKQRMLALIRENAHNNAQGILDALMDAVNTHQGGVREDDTAVVVIRRTGSAVAPEDRAAKTPEGARGNA is encoded by the coding sequence GTGAAGCTGTCTTTGCGCGTCAAGATATTCGCTGTGCTGATCGCCTTCAGTCTGCTGCCCCTGCTGCTCTCGCGCACCGTCACCGGCCGCGCCGCCATGAACATGGCCGAGACCCTGTCCGAAGGAACCCGCGACGAACTGCTGGCCATCGTCACCGCCGAACTGGAACACAGCGCTGTCACCACCCAACGCCTGATCGAAAGCCGGGGCGCCGGGCTGCGGATTGGTGCCGTCACCCTGGCGCGGCAGACTGGCCCGTTGCTCGGCGAGTCCGGTGCCGCCTCACTGCGCGAGACCTCTCCACCCCACGCCCCGCCCATGCCCAGGGGCGGCCGCGCCATGATGACCAATGGCGGGAACTCCCTCCCTCCCCCGGATTTCGAGGCCCTGAGCATCCACATCCCGCCTTTCGCCCAGGATGCCGTCACACGGGAGTTTGCCAACAGGCTCGCCGGCCTGCTGCCGGTCTTCAAGGAAGTCAGCGACTCCCTTGAGCGAACCATGGCCTGGACCGCTGTGGCCCTTGAGTCCGGCCCGTTGGTCCGCCACCCCGGGCTTGAGGGCCTCCCCCGGGGCTACGACCCCCGCTATCAGGACTGGTACCGCAACGTGCGGCAAAGCCTGCGGCCCGAATGGACCCTGCCTCAGACCGACCCCACCACCGGGCAGATCGTGGCCGTCATCGGCTGCCCGATCTTCGATGCCGCGGGCCGGTTCGCCGGAGTCGCGGCCCTGGCCGTGCCCATCACCTCCGTGCTCTACGAAACCGACCTCAAGCTACGCTGGAGCGACGCCATCCGCTCCTACATGGTCGCGCCCGACGGCCAGGGAGGATTGATCATCCTGGCCCAGCAGTCTTATCAGGCCCACGGCCGCCACTGGCGCATGGGCGTGGGCCAGGAGCGGATGGTCTCTGACGATCCCGAGGCGATGGCGCGATTCATGGCCCTCATGGCCGAGTCGCCCAGCGGGACCATGCGCCTGCCCCATTACGGGGCAGACAGCGTCTGGGCCTATGCCACAGGCCGCGGCTACAGTTTTCTGCTCATCACCCCGGAGAGCGTGGTCGCCCGTCTTCCCGACGAAGTTTCCGGCTCCCTGGCGGCGATGCTCGCCCGCATCCGCTCCATGTCGGCCGCCACATCGGGCTACATGCTCATAGCCACCGCTCTGCTGGCCTGGTTCGGCTCCCGGGCCATCACCCGACCCATAGTGGGCATGGCAGAGGCCGCGGGGCGTCTGGCCCAGGGCGATTTCTCGGCCCGGATACAGGCTCCCCGAACCGACGACGAGCGCGATGTTCTGGCCGACGCCTTCAACGACATGGTGCCCAAGCTCGCCGAGCGGATGCGCCTGACGCGGGACATGGCCCTGGCCGAGGAGGTGCAGCGACTGCTGCTGCCGGGCCAACCGCCCGCCGTGCCCGGCTACGATCTGGCCGGGGGCATCGTCTACTGCGACCAGACCGGCGGCGACTACTACGACTTTGTCAAGGTCCGCACGGAGTCCGGCCACGCCCTGGCCGTGGTCCTGGGCGACGTGTCTGGGCACGGCGTGGCCTCGGCCCTGATTATGGCCTCGGTCCGCGGCCAGTTGCACAGCCTTGCGGACGTGCCCATGGGAGCCGGGGAGCGCCTGGGGGCCATCAACGCCAGCCTGGCCCGCGACCTGGACGGCACGGGCCGCTTCCTGACCCTGTTCTACCTGGAGCTTCTGGACGAGGCGGGGGCCATCCGCTGGGTGCGCGCCGGTCACGACCCGGCCATCCGCCATCTGCCCGGAGCGCATGACACGGAAGAGCTGGGCGGCGAGGGTCTGCCCCTGGGCGTGCTGGAGGAAACGATCTACACCGAGGGACATGCCAGACTTGAACCGGGCGAGTTCCTGGTCCTGGCCACAGACGGAGTATGGGAGGCGCACGACCCCGAGGGCCGCATGTTCGGCAAGCAAAGAATGCTTGCCTTGATCCGGGAGAATGCCCATAACAATGCGCAAGGCATTCTCGACGCCCTCATGGACGCGGTGAACACCCATCAGGGAGGCGTTCGCGAGGACGACACCGCCGTGGTGGTGATCAGGCGAACCGGGTCGGCCGTCGCCCCGGAGGACCGCGCCGCAAAGACGCCGGAAGGCGCACGGGGCAACGCATGA
- a CDS encoding carboxymuconolactone decarboxylase family protein, with translation MKEPAEKATELFRQMNKNRRDIFKAYQGFTAAIKKGSAIEDKYQSLILIACSILSQCDMCISLHVQNAASHGATRDEIIDAGLLAVAMGGSPKMMYMRYVYEEVDKLFE, from the coding sequence ATGAAGGAACCCGCAGAAAAGGCCACTGAACTCTTTCGGCAGATGAACAAGAACCGCCGTGACATTTTCAAGGCGTACCAGGGGTTCACTGCGGCCATCAAGAAAGGGAGCGCCATTGAGGACAAGTACCAGTCCCTCATCCTCATCGCCTGTTCCATTCTTTCCCAGTGCGACATGTGTATTTCCCTGCATGTGCAAAACGCCGCCTCCCACGGTGCCACCCGCGATGAAATCATCGACGCCGGCCTTCTCGCAGTCGCCATGGGCGGCTCCCCCAAAATGATGTATATGCGGTATGTCTACGAAGAGGTGGACAAGCTCTTCGAGTAA
- a CDS encoding ABC transporter ATP-binding protein/permease translates to MPHPNETKRITKTSLYSWVLFRNIHLQLIVIGVIVVTVSMRVLPLEMQKRIINEAIGMKDLPALYLYCGLYIGAVTLAGVLKYVINLMQNYIGEKTLMTVRERLYEHLLSLPVQFYRRTSPGNVISYIITEFIPVATFIGQAVAVPAVNILTFFAMAAYMIHLNPVIGLISITLYPLELILLPRIQKYFRRANRRRIKHTQRLSGLVGEAVTGVHEVHSNASIPLEKQRFKKVLLKLYKATLMQNALRFGIKFVNNFFMSLGPFILFLIGGYYAIQGHFDVGAIVAFLSAYEKLYDPWKELMEFWQVYQDSSVRYKQIMRAFDHAPEFAQAVEGREPYHLDNDIEVRDLSFVVGGNIKLLDRVSLTVKGGEHVALVGFSGSGKSTLALCIAQLYKYTGGSVLVGGREVSELTKPDISHNLGMVAQHPFIFDGTVRDNLLYSCRSLSMQGGGCTDSGEEPDLDTLIKLTQQVGLFTDILAFALRTRLGSEEENPGLREIIVASRREFQLGETGMFADVAEHIEFFDPAAYSRYMTVAENIAFGAPIKDEFDPEHLHLHPRFMEFLESHGLMAHLTVLGETLARVVTDELGPEPPHEAFAKCPIPEAYYPEYLKVANRLDSGEPLNALENGLILRLALGFVPGLHRQVDLDKGFANRVVNSRRDFVALAELAFPDGFSFFQPDRYIESLNIQDNILFGRVRADSPGAEDEINHRIMQALIMQGALEAVAEIGLAFEVGSMGDRLSGGQRQKIALARTFLKNPPVLILDEATAALDNKSQGRVQNIITSNLKGKSTVLAVIHRLDMLPHYDKVVVLKAGKIVEQGPYQELLDKKGALYTLIHGREE, encoded by the coding sequence ATGCCTCATCCCAACGAAACCAAGCGAATTACCAAGACCTCCCTCTACTCCTGGGTCTTGTTTAGGAATATCCATCTCCAGCTCATCGTCATCGGCGTCATCGTGGTCACGGTGTCCATGCGTGTGCTGCCGCTTGAGATGCAAAAGAGGATCATCAACGAAGCCATCGGCATGAAGGATCTGCCCGCCCTGTACCTGTACTGCGGGCTGTACATCGGCGCGGTGACGCTGGCGGGCGTGCTCAAGTACGTCATCAACCTGATGCAGAACTACATCGGCGAGAAAACGCTGATGACCGTGCGCGAGAGGCTCTACGAGCATCTGCTCTCCCTGCCGGTCCAGTTCTACCGCCGCACCTCGCCGGGCAACGTCATCTCCTACATCATCACCGAGTTCATCCCTGTGGCCACCTTCATCGGCCAGGCCGTGGCCGTGCCCGCGGTCAACATCCTGACCTTCTTCGCAATGGCCGCATACATGATTCACCTCAATCCGGTCATCGGGCTGATCTCCATCACCCTGTACCCGCTCGAACTCATCCTCCTGCCGCGCATCCAGAAGTATTTCCGCCGGGCCAACCGGCGGCGCATCAAGCATACCCAGCGGCTCTCCGGCCTTGTGGGCGAGGCGGTAACAGGCGTCCACGAAGTCCACTCCAATGCCTCCATCCCGCTTGAGAAACAGCGCTTCAAGAAGGTTTTGCTCAAGCTCTACAAGGCCACCCTGATGCAGAACGCCCTGCGTTTCGGCATCAAGTTCGTCAACAATTTCTTCATGAGTCTCGGGCCGTTCATCCTCTTCCTCATCGGCGGTTACTACGCCATACAGGGGCATTTCGACGTTGGCGCTATTGTTGCCTTTCTCTCGGCCTATGAAAAGCTCTATGACCCGTGGAAGGAGCTGATGGAGTTCTGGCAGGTGTACCAGGACAGCTCGGTGCGCTACAAGCAGATCATGCGCGCCTTTGATCACGCCCCGGAGTTCGCCCAGGCCGTGGAGGGACGCGAGCCCTACCATCTCGACAACGATATTGAGGTGCGCGACCTTTCCTTTGTGGTGGGAGGCAACATCAAGTTGCTCGACCGCGTCTCCCTCACGGTCAAGGGCGGCGAGCATGTGGCCCTGGTCGGGTTTTCCGGCTCGGGCAAATCCACCCTGGCCCTGTGCATCGCCCAGCTCTACAAGTACACAGGCGGCAGCGTGCTGGTGGGCGGGCGCGAGGTCTCGGAACTGACCAAGCCCGACATCTCGCACAACCTCGGCATGGTCGCCCAGCATCCCTTCATCTTCGACGGCACGGTGCGCGACAACCTGCTCTACTCCTGCCGCTCGTTGTCCATGCAGGGCGGCGGCTGCACCGATTCCGGCGAGGAGCCTGACCTCGACACGCTGATCAAGCTCACCCAGCAGGTGGGGCTGTTTACCGACATACTCGCCTTTGCCCTGCGCACCCGTCTTGGCAGCGAAGAGGAAAACCCAGGACTGCGGGAGATCATCGTGGCCTCTCGCCGGGAGTTTCAGCTGGGCGAGACCGGCATGTTCGCCGATGTGGCCGAGCATATCGAGTTTTTCGATCCGGCCGCCTACAGCCGGTACATGACCGTGGCCGAAAACATCGCGTTTGGCGCACCGATCAAGGATGAATTCGACCCCGAGCACCTGCACCTGCATCCTCGGTTTATGGAATTTCTTGAAAGCCATGGCCTCATGGCCCATCTGACCGTGCTGGGCGAAACCCTGGCCCGTGTCGTTACCGACGAACTGGGGCCGGAGCCCCCCCACGAGGCGTTTGCCAAGTGCCCCATCCCCGAGGCCTATTATCCGGAATACCTCAAGGTGGCCAACCGTCTTGACTCGGGCGAACCTCTCAATGCCCTGGAAAACGGCCTTATTCTGCGCCTTGCGCTGGGCTTTGTGCCGGGACTGCACCGGCAGGTTGACCTGGACAAGGGGTTTGCCAACCGCGTGGTCAACTCCAGGCGCGACTTCGTGGCCCTGGCCGAACTGGCTTTCCCAGACGGTTTCAGCTTCTTCCAGCCAGACAGATACATCGAGAGCCTCAACATCCAGGACAACATCCTCTTTGGCCGCGTTCGCGCCGATTCCCCCGGAGCCGAAGACGAAATCAACCACCGCATCATGCAGGCCCTGATCATGCAGGGCGCACTGGAGGCCGTGGCCGAAATAGGCCTCGCCTTCGAGGTGGGCTCCATGGGCGACCGGCTTTCGGGCGGCCAGCGCCAGAAGATCGCCCTTGCCCGTACCTTTCTCAAGAACCCGCCCGTGCTCATTCTCGACGAGGCCACGGCAGCCCTGGACAACAAGTCCCAGGGCCGAGTGCAGAACATCATCACCTCCAACCTCAAGGGCAAGTCCACGGTGCTTGCCGTCATCCACCGCCTCGACATGCTGCCCCACTATGACAAGGTCGTGGTCCTCAAGGCGGGCAAGATCGTGGAGCAGGGGCCGTATCAGGAGCTGCTTGACAAGAAGGGGGCGCTGTACACCCTCATCCATGGCCGGGAGGAGTGA
- a CDS encoding FmdE family protein, translating into MNIGPYTFEEFKEKAKEFHGYPAPGLLIGGYMVAAAKARLPEGTLFEAMVESGKCLPDAVQLLTVCSIGNNWMKIKLLGRYAVSLYDKYTGEGFRVAIDQEKLEDWPEIKGWFMKLKPKAEQDTEKLFADIKAAGDTICSIRPITIDPKYLGHGHMSAIDVCPVCAEAYPSSDGPICRGCQGEAPYAAMENAICRDDAPALRAVPVEQAVGKKALHDMTGIVPGESKGPVASAGDTLEAGDVCRLQRIGKHNVFVQEDLPGDEWVHENDAVKAFAKRMAGPGITYDPNPKEGKINFHAAASGMLSIDLDALERFNLSPDVMLATRHDGALIPEGKGVAGTRAIPLYISRERFSRALAALGHDPLLQILPLRQAKVGILVTGTEVFQGLIDDKFIPVISSKVINLGCQVTRTDIVPDEQAAITASAKAMLHAGCDLIVTTAGMSVDPDDVTRAALLDAGLRDDLYGAPMLPGTMTLVGRLGPAQIIGVPACALFYKTTSFDILLPRLLANQTITRRTLARLGEGGFCMNCKTCSFPKCPFGK; encoded by the coding sequence ATGAATATCGGCCCGTACACCTTTGAAGAGTTCAAGGAAAAAGCCAAGGAATTTCACGGCTACCCAGCCCCAGGCCTGCTCATCGGCGGCTACATGGTCGCGGCGGCCAAGGCCCGGTTGCCAGAGGGGACGCTCTTTGAAGCCATGGTGGAATCCGGCAAATGTCTGCCCGACGCCGTCCAGTTGCTCACCGTGTGCAGCATCGGCAACAACTGGATGAAGATCAAACTCCTCGGCCGCTATGCCGTCTCCCTGTACGACAAGTACACAGGCGAGGGGTTTCGCGTGGCCATCGACCAGGAAAAACTCGAGGACTGGCCCGAGATCAAGGGCTGGTTCATGAAACTCAAGCCCAAGGCCGAGCAGGACACGGAAAAACTCTTTGCCGACATCAAGGCGGCAGGGGATACCATCTGCTCCATCCGTCCCATCACCATTGACCCCAAATACCTGGGCCACGGGCACATGTCGGCCATTGATGTCTGCCCGGTCTGCGCCGAGGCCTATCCCTCCAGCGACGGGCCCATCTGCCGCGGCTGCCAGGGCGAGGCCCCCTACGCTGCCATGGAAAACGCCATCTGCCGCGACGATGCCCCGGCGCTTCGCGCCGTTCCGGTGGAACAGGCCGTGGGCAAAAAGGCCCTGCACGACATGACCGGCATCGTGCCCGGCGAGTCCAAAGGCCCGGTCGCCAGCGCGGGCGACACCCTGGAGGCGGGGGATGTCTGCCGCCTGCAACGTATCGGCAAGCACAACGTCTTTGTCCAGGAAGACCTGCCCGGCGACGAATGGGTCCATGAAAACGACGCGGTCAAGGCCTTTGCCAAACGCATGGCTGGCCCCGGCATCACCTACGACCCCAATCCCAAGGAAGGCAAGATCAACTTCCACGCCGCTGCTTCGGGCATGCTCTCCATCGACCTCGACGCCCTGGAGCGCTTCAACCTCTCGCCCGATGTCATGCTCGCCACCCGGCACGACGGCGCCCTGATTCCCGAGGGCAAGGGCGTGGCCGGAACCCGCGCCATCCCCCTGTACATCTCCCGCGAAAGATTCAGCCGAGCCCTGGCAGCCCTGGGCCACGACCCACTGCTCCAGATCCTCCCGCTGCGGCAGGCAAAGGTGGGCATTCTCGTGACCGGCACCGAAGTCTTCCAGGGACTCATTGACGACAAGTTCATCCCTGTCATCTCATCCAAAGTCATCAACCTCGGCTGCCAAGTGACCCGGACCGACATCGTGCCCGACGAACAGGCAGCCATCACCGCCAGCGCCAAGGCCATGCTCCACGCCGGATGCGACCTGATCGTGACCACCGCAGGCATGTCCGTGGACCCTGACGATGTCACCCGCGCCGCCCTGCTGGACGCGGGACTGCGCGACGACCTCTACGGAGCGCCCATGCTGCCCGGCACCATGACCCTGGTGGGCAGGCTCGGCCCGGCCCAGATCATCGGCGTTCCCGCCTGCGCCCTGTTCTACAAAACCACTTCCTTTGACATACTCCTGCCCAGGCTGCTCGCCAACCAGACCATCACCCGACGCACGCTCGCCCGTCTCGGCGAAGGCGGCTTCTGCATGAACTGCAAAACCTGCTCCTTCCCCAAATGCCCCTTCGGCAAATAA